GGTAATCAGGGTATTGCCGCCACACTTCCCGTGGTGGTTTATGCCGAAGATAACAATATAAGTCGCGAGAAGCTCACAAGGGCATTGATGCTGAGTCATCTCACAGTAATTTATATTAAGCAAAGCCTAGGGCGCTTGTCTGCCCTTTGCGGATGCGTAGTAGCGGCAACAGGCTCCAGTTGCGGAATTACCTATTTGATGGGAGGGGGTTATGAACAGGTGTCATTTGCTGTAAAGAATATGATTGCCAACCTTACCGGTATGATTTGTGACGGAGCAAAACCCAGCTGTTCGCTTAAGCTTACCAGCGGTGTTTCTACTGCCGTGCTCTCTGCCATCATGGCAATGGAGAACAAATCGGTTACATCGGTCGAGGGGATTATTGACGATGATGTAGACCGCTGTATACGCAATCTTACGCTGATAGGTTCCGAAGGAATGAATGAAACCGACAAACTGGTGCTCCATATTATGACCAACAAATGTTAACCACAAAGAACCTGATGAGAAGAATTGTTTTTTTGCTGCTTATGTTTTGCTCGGTTGAAATTGCTTATTCAACGGTTGGAAATGATGATGTAACAGACGGACTTGCAAACGGGGCCTTCAAAAAGTCGAAGGCCATGCTGAAGGCTGAAGATAAGGCCTTGGAAAATAAGCTCTGCGGAAAGCCTTGTCCCGAATTTACTTTAAACGACAGTGAAGGAAAGCTTTGGACTCACCGAAGCATTCGCGGAAAGGTTACCCTGATTAACATCTGGCATGTGTACTGTGAGCCATGCATTAATGAATTTCCTCAACTGAACGAACTGACGAAGAAGTATCCTGAAGCTAATTTCCTGTCGATGACTTTCAATACTCCGGAGCAAGTGGAGAAGGTTAAGTTGAAGAACAAGCTGATGTATCATCAACTCTTCGAAGCTATTAATTTTATAAGTAAAACTGGAATAACCGCCACTCCCACATGTCTGCTTATAGATAAGTCGGGCACTATACGATATGTTTTCCGTGGTGCAGACGAAAAGCAATGCAAACGGATTGTGAAAAAGATGAAGGAGCTTTCGAAAGAGGAACTCTAGTTTTATTCCTTCTTGATTCACTAAAACTATGTGGAATGTATACTTGACTTCTATTTGCATAAAAACAGAAAATAATTATTCTTTTGCTTTTTGTGTTCAGACAAGTATGTTTTCTTACCAACTTAAAAGCCTGTGATCTTTTGAACAAACTCCCGCCATCTTTCTTAAAAAGACGGCGGGAGTTTGTTTGTTTATTCCTATACAATAGGGCTATTTTAGATAAGTTGTTGACCTTTCCTGGATGGAGTTTACAGTTTCTGTGGTTATTACTAGAACTGAATTACAAGATTTTTCTTATTCCTAAGCCGGCTTGGCAATGAAAGAGTATATTCTAGCAGATCAGAGAGAAAACTTTTCTCGATTCGTGGGCGCATTTTCATAAAGAGACAAATTATTTCATGGTTGTATATTCGCTTTGGATGAGTAGGCTGTGATGGAAAATGCAGGGACTGCAGGGACTGCAGATGTGTTTTTCAAACATTTATAATATTTATGTATTTCTGTATAAAATGTATATATATCATTACATCACATTTTTTCGCATAAGTTTTGGAATTCAACCCTGCAGTCCCAGCAGTCCCTGCACTTGATACTGGGAATTGTTGAGATTATAAATTTCGTCAGCCATGAATGTCAGATACATAGCGCATTTATAGTGTTATTATATGTACAATCTGAAAATGTGTAAAGTATTGTGAAATAGACACCTAAATGTCATATTAATTTTAATTTACGATAATGAAAAGTATTAAATCGCAACGTTGAACTTTCTGTATATGTATATAATTTTTTAATAAATATAAAATATATACAAAACCCCGCACCACCTATGCAGGGTGATGTGGGGACTAAATACCTCTTAATATAGACTAATTGTTTATCAATTTCTTAAGGGGTATCAGGGCTCTCGGTTTCTTTTGGTTCTTCATCCGGGTTGTGAATTCCCAATTTCTGCTGAGTAGCATCGGGTTCTTTTTTATCTCGTTGTTAATATATTTGTTCAAAGTAACCTCAGTTTTTACAAGCAACAAGAAATTATACCCAAAAAGAGATATAACAAAAACAGCGGAGTTGACACAAATCTGGTCAGCCCCGCTGTTAGTATCCGATATCCGAAGAGTATCTTTTCTTATCCTTTATATAAGGATTATAAATAGTTCCGTATTATCCTTTTGATTAGTGGCATCCTCCGCCGCAACCTTGGTTGTCATCACAACCGTCACCGCAGCTGTCGCAACCACAACCGCAACCTTCGCTGCTCATCATGTTAATCATTCCCTGAATTTCTTCGTTTGTAGCAGGGCGCGATTCAAGAACTTCACCTACAAAGGTCAGGTCTTCTCCAGCCAAAGGGTGGTTCAGGTCAACCTTTACATTGCTGTCGCTAACTTCTAATACAGTAGCGTTCATTCTGTTTCCTTCGGCATCCATCAACGGAACTACGTTTCCTGCAAAGATGCGTTCTGCATCGAATTTACCATTTATTTCGAATACGTTTTTAGGAAGTTCAATTACATGTTCGTCGTTGTATTCGCCATAAGCATCGTCACTGGCGATAGTGAATTCAAATTTGTCACCGGTAGCTAAACCTGTCAGTTGGCTCTCAAAAGCATCGAGAGTTGTTCCCATTCCTGAGATAAACTGAAAAGGGTTTTCTTTTGTTGCTTTTTCTACTAAATCTTTCTCTCCATCATATAGTTCGTAAGAAACCATGATGAATTTGTTTGGTGCTGTTTCCATTTACTTTATTGTTATATTTTAAATAATTCTGCAAAAATCAGGTTGCAAATATACGAAATAATTATTCCAACTTAGATTAATGCAACCTATTTACAGAATATTAAGTGCTTTTTTGTAAAATATGTACCTGTTACTCAAAAAGTGATGTTTCTTTCCATCTGTTAGATTTTGCAGCTGTTTTTAGTATATTTATGTTATCTACTGTTGTTGTTTTAAGTACTCTCACCTCTTTCATCTTTCTATTTAATATTTTTTAGTTTGAATTGGTTATAAAAACTATTTTTTATTA
The Bacteroides sedimenti genome window above contains:
- a CDS encoding TlpA family protein disulfide reductase, whose product is MRRIVFLLLMFCSVEIAYSTVGNDDVTDGLANGAFKKSKAMLKAEDKALENKLCGKPCPEFTLNDSEGKLWTHRSIRGKVTLINIWHVYCEPCINEFPQLNELTKKYPEANFLSMTFNTPEQVEKVKLKNKLMYHQLFEAINFISKTGITATPTCLLIDKSGTIRYVFRGADEKQCKRIVKKMKELSKEEL
- a CDS encoding FKBP-type peptidyl-prolyl cis-trans isomerase, producing METAPNKFIMVSYELYDGEKDLVEKATKENPFQFISGMGTTLDAFESQLTGLATGDKFEFTIASDDAYGEYNDEHVIELPKNVFEINGKFDAERIFAGNVVPLMDAEGNRMNATVLEVSDSNVKVDLNHPLAGEDLTFVGEVLESRPATNEEIQGMINMMSSEGCGCGCDSCGDGCDDNQGCGGGCH